One window of Siniperca chuatsi isolate FFG_IHB_CAS linkage group LG15, ASM2008510v1, whole genome shotgun sequence genomic DNA carries:
- the ccr6b gene encoding C-C chemokine receptor type 6, which yields MVSVTSDYDYSAEGDYSDDGLCNLNPNPVEDIIQTCIHSIICFFGLIGNALVIVTYIFYKRTKTMTDVYLFNVAVADLVFVVALPFIIYNERHSWLMGPVACKMLRSAYSINLYSGMLLLACISGDRYVAIVQARRSFGARSRTLIYSRLICSVVWVCAVALTLPTLIYTEHFEEQNLGAETVTVMCQLSFSKNETAKLMKVLVPGLQMAIGFLLPLLVMVFCYCRIMCTLMRAQSSLRHKAVRVVFAVVVVFIMCHLPYNVTLLNHTLSLFKERSCEPEKIKLQVLAISRSIAYLHCCLNPILYAFIGVKFRSHFQQIMLDLWCFSKKYIYSARTSRRTSDICISGHVSSDGSNNMSYLSARHCSGTNLSKTDN from the coding sequence ATGGTATCGGTGACTTCAGACTATGATTATAGTGCAGAAGGAGATTACTCAGATGATGGGCTTTGCAACCTCAACCCCAACCCCGTGGAAGACATCATCCAAACTTGCATCCACTCCATCATCTGTTTCTTTGGCCTGATTGGCAACGCTCTTGTAATCGTCACCTACATATTCTACAAGAGAACCAAGACGATGACAGATGTCTATCTCTTCAATGTGGCTGTGGCAGACCTGGTCTTTGTGGTAGCTCTGCCATTTATCATATACAATGAGCGGCACAGTTGGTTAATGGGTCCTGTGGCTTGCAAGATGCTAAGGTCAGCCTACAGTATCAATCTATACAGTGGCATGCTCCTGCTTGCGTGCATTAGTGGTGATCGTTATGTAGCTATAGTTCAAGCTAGAAGATCCTTCGGGGCTCGCTCACGCACTCTCATCTACAGCCGCCTCATCTGCTCAGTTGTTTGGGTGTGTGCAGTGGCTTTAACTCTGCCCACACTCATCTACACCGAGCACTTTGAAGAGCAGAATCTGGGGGCTGAGACTGTCACTGTGATGTGTCAGCTGTCTTTCAGCAAGAATGAAACTGCAAAGCTAATGAAGGTGCTGGTTCCGGGCCTTCAAATGGCCATTGGCTTCCTGCTGCCTCTGTTGGTGATGGTGTTCTGCTACTGCCGCATCATGTGCACACTGATGAGAGCACAGAGCAGCCTGAGGCACAAGGCCGTCCGTGTGGTTTTTGCAGTTGTTGTGGTTTTCATCATGTGTCACCTTCCCTACAATGTGACTCTGCTGAACcacactctgtctctttttaaGGAGAGGAGTTGTGAGCCAGAAAAGATTAAACTCCAAGTTCTGGCTATTTCCAGGAGCATAGCCTACCTCCACTGCTGTCTCAATCCCATACTCTATGCCTTCATTGGGGTGAAGTTTAGGAGCCACTTCCAGCAAATAATGTTGGACCTATGGTGTTTTAGCAAAAAGTACATCTACAGTGCTCGCACGTCACGCAGGACATCCGATATTTGCATTTCAGGCCACGTGTCTTCAGATGGCTCCAACAACATGTCATATCTCAGTGCAAGACACTGCAGTGGTACAAACCTTTCTAAAACGGATAATTAG